Proteins from a single region of Azospira inquinata:
- a CDS encoding gamma-butyrobetaine hydroxylase-like domain-containing protein: MAGLTKDTPIPTEIKAHQKSRQLEIHFDNGTQFLLPYEFLRVFSPSAEVRGHAPGQEKIQAGKREVTVERVEGVGNYAIKLVFSDGHDSGLYSWDCLYDLGQRQETLWQQYLSQLEAAGLSRDPDNTAPASPAPGGCGHHH, translated from the coding sequence ATGGCCGGGCTGACCAAAGACACCCCCATTCCCACCGAGATCAAGGCGCACCAGAAATCCCGTCAGCTGGAAATTCACTTCGACAACGGGACCCAGTTTCTCCTGCCCTACGAGTTTCTCCGGGTTTTCTCCCCTTCCGCCGAAGTCCGGGGCCATGCCCCCGGGCAGGAAAAAATCCAGGCAGGCAAGCGGGAAGTCACCGTGGAGCGGGTGGAGGGTGTGGGCAACTACGCCATCAAGCTGGTCTTTTCCGACGGCCACGACAGCGGCCTCTACTCCTGGGACTGTCTCTATGATCTGGGGCAACGCCAGGAGACCTTATGGCAGCAGTACCTGAGCCAGCTGGAGGCCGCCGGCCTTTCCCGCGATCCCGATAACACCGCTCCCGCCAGCCCCGCTCCGGGCGGCTGTGGGCATCATCATTGA
- the phoB gene encoding phosphate regulon transcriptional regulator PhoB — MAANILVVEDEPAIQELITANLQHAGHCVLRALDAEEAERRVREVLPDVILLDWMLPGMSGLQLARRLRSDDRTRDVPIIMLTARSDEQDKIAGLDSGADDYITKPFSPRELQARIKAVLRRRAPQMTEDPVDVEGLRLDPVTHRVTGNGQLLDLGPTEFRLLHFFMTHPERVHSRPQLLDQVWGDHVFVEERTVDVHIRRLRSALEDTGHHRLIQTVRGSGYRFSSQAE; from the coding sequence ATGGCAGCCAACATTCTTGTGGTGGAAGACGAACCGGCCATTCAAGAGCTGATTACGGCCAATCTCCAACATGCGGGCCACTGCGTTTTGCGGGCCCTGGATGCGGAGGAGGCGGAACGGCGGGTGCGGGAAGTCTTGCCGGACGTGATTTTGCTGGATTGGATGCTGCCCGGCATGTCCGGCCTCCAGCTGGCCCGCCGCCTGCGAAGCGATGACCGGACCCGGGATGTGCCCATTATCATGCTCACCGCCCGGAGCGACGAGCAGGACAAAATCGCCGGCCTGGATTCGGGGGCCGATGACTACATTACCAAACCCTTTTCCCCCCGGGAGTTGCAGGCCCGGATCAAGGCCGTGCTGCGTCGCCGGGCGCCCCAGATGACGGAGGATCCGGTGGATGTGGAGGGGCTGCGCCTGGACCCGGTGACCCACCGGGTCACGGGCAACGGGCAACTGCTGGACCTGGGGCCCACGGAATTCCGCCTGCTGCACTTTTTCATGACCCACCCGGAACGGGTCCATAGCCGTCCCCAATTGCTGGATCAGGTCTGGGGCGACCATGTGTTTGTGGAGGAGCGCACGGTGGATGTCCATATCCGGCGCCTGCGCAGCGCCCTGGAGGATACGGGTCACCACCGCCTGATCCAGACTGTGCGGGGCAGCGGCTACCGATTTTCCTCCCAGGCCGAGTGA
- the phoR gene encoding phosphate regulon sensor histidine kinase PhoR: protein MMLAWWGTWLSLAFVFISGLILGLWLGPWWAWGLGLAALLAMAGWQMWFVNRLLKWLKGPMDARVPRAWGVWDLVFAGLHRRVRVRMEQQQMLQEALERLRRAGEALPDGVITFNRFRQIDGINARAALHFGLNPMVDKGQPLTNLIRQPEFVAYLEAGYYDEPLTLHNDRVPGQTLQVQLVPYGEGQTLLLSRDISQLEKLETMRRDFVANVSHELKTPLTVVNGFVEMLVDDYGAHSPEEAVHYLRLVQDQATRMQHLIEDLLTLSALETGGSAPTEERVAVAPLLEAILAETRALSAGSHEISLDCHGPAILLGNGPELRSAFGNLAFNAVRYTPAGGRVEISWQSDSNGGGVYSVTDTGIGIAPQHLPRLTERFYRVDRSRSRETGGTGLGLAIVKHVLTRHQARLEITSESGKGSRFSVRFLPSRVAEE, encoded by the coding sequence ATGATGCTGGCGTGGTGGGGAACTTGGCTGAGTCTGGCGTTTGTTTTTATTTCCGGTTTGATTCTGGGCCTCTGGCTCGGGCCTTGGTGGGCCTGGGGCCTGGGGCTGGCGGCCCTGCTGGCCATGGCGGGCTGGCAGATGTGGTTTGTGAACCGGCTGTTGAAATGGCTCAAAGGCCCCATGGATGCCCGGGTGCCCCGGGCCTGGGGCGTCTGGGATCTGGTCTTCGCCGGGCTGCACCGCCGGGTGCGGGTGCGCATGGAGCAGCAGCAGATGCTCCAGGAGGCCCTGGAACGCCTGCGTCGGGCCGGGGAAGCCCTGCCCGACGGGGTCATCACCTTCAACCGCTTTCGCCAGATTGACGGCATCAATGCCCGGGCGGCCCTTCATTTCGGCCTCAACCCCATGGTGGATAAGGGCCAGCCCCTCACCAACCTGATCCGCCAGCCCGAGTTCGTGGCCTATCTGGAAGCGGGGTATTACGACGAGCCCCTGACCCTGCACAACGACCGGGTGCCCGGTCAGACCCTGCAGGTTCAACTGGTGCCCTACGGGGAAGGCCAGACCCTGCTCCTGTCCCGGGATATCAGCCAGCTGGAAAAGCTGGAAACCATGCGCCGGGATTTTGTCGCCAACGTATCCCACGAACTGAAGACCCCCCTGACGGTGGTGAACGGCTTCGTGGAAATGCTGGTGGATGACTACGGCGCCCATTCCCCGGAAGAAGCGGTCCATTACCTGCGCTTGGTGCAGGATCAGGCGACCCGGATGCAGCACTTGATCGAAGACCTGCTCACCCTGTCCGCCCTGGAAACGGGGGGCTCGGCCCCTACGGAGGAGCGGGTGGCGGTGGCTCCTCTGCTGGAGGCCATCCTGGCGGAAACCCGGGCCCTTTCCGCTGGCAGCCACGAAATCAGCCTGGATTGTCACGGCCCGGCCATTCTGCTGGGCAACGGGCCGGAATTACGCAGCGCCTTCGGCAATCTGGCCTTCAACGCCGTGCGCTACACCCCGGCGGGGGGCCGGGTGGAAATCAGCTGGCAGAGCGACAGCAACGGGGGCGGGGTGTACAGCGTGACGGACACGGGGATCGGCATCGCGCCCCAACATCTGCCTCGGCTGACCGAGCGCTTTTACCGGGTGGACCGGAGCCGTTCCCGGGAAACCGGAGGCACGGGGCTGGGGCTGGCCATTGTCAAACACGTGCTGACCCGCCACCAAGCCCGGCTGGAGATCACCAGCGAATCGGGCAAGGGCAGCCGCTTTAGCGTCCGCTTTCTCCCTTCCCGGGTGGCGGAAGAATAG
- a CDS encoding HIT family protein produces MSPSCPLCHPTAEENRAILWEDALCRVIRVEDPLYPGFCRLIWKNHVAELTDLSPDQRSHCLKVLCAVETALRQLMDPDKINLASLGNMVPHLHWHIIPRRRSDPHFPNSIWGPQTQTEAQPPRAPDDAALGAAIRQALEA; encoded by the coding sequence ATGTCCCCCTCCTGCCCCCTCTGCCACCCCACGGCGGAAGAAAACCGGGCCATCCTCTGGGAAGATGCCCTGTGCCGCGTTATCCGGGTGGAAGATCCCCTCTATCCGGGCTTTTGCCGTCTGATCTGGAAAAACCATGTGGCGGAGCTGACGGATCTGTCTCCCGACCAGCGCAGCCACTGTCTGAAGGTACTCTGCGCCGTGGAAACGGCCCTGCGCCAGCTGATGGACCCGGACAAAATCAATCTGGCCAGCCTGGGCAACATGGTGCCCCACCTGCACTGGCACATCATTCCCCGGCGCCGCAGCGACCCCCATTTCCCCAATTCCATCTGGGGGCCCCAAACCCAAACCGAAGCCCAACCGCCCCGGGCACCGGATGACGCTGCCCTGGGGGCCGCCATCCGCCAGGCGCTGGAAGCCTAG
- a CDS encoding secondary thiamine-phosphate synthase enzyme YjbQ, translating into MDLSLTHRSLTLATRGRGLYDITREVTGFVAESGFQEGLLTVYCPHTSASLLIQENADPDVRRDLDSFFARLAPDGDPAYRHSLEGPDDMPAHIRSALTQSSLSLPLLAGRLTLGTWQGIYCYEHRQHPQHRNLILHLLGV; encoded by the coding sequence ATGGACCTATCCCTGACACACCGCTCCCTGACCCTGGCCACCCGGGGCCGGGGCCTTTACGACATCACCCGGGAGGTGACGGGTTTTGTGGCGGAAAGCGGCTTCCAGGAAGGCCTGCTCACCGTCTACTGCCCCCACACCTCCGCCTCCCTGCTGATCCAGGAAAACGCCGATCCTGACGTGCGCCGCGACCTGGACAGCTTTTTCGCCCGCCTGGCCCCGGACGGGGACCCGGCCTACCGGCACAGTCTGGAAGGGCCGGACGACATGCCCGCCCACATCCGCAGCGCCCTCACCCAAAGCTCCCTGAGCCTGCCTCTCCTGGCGGGACGGCTGACCCTGGGCACCTGGCAGGGCATATACTGCTACGAGCACCGGCAACACCCCCAGCATCGAAACCTGATCCTCCACCTGCTGGGCGTCTAA
- a CDS encoding DUF3683 domain-containing protein has translation MTVRLREIPYNYTSFSDREIVIRLLGEDMWQVLDELRLERVTGRSARMLYEVLGDIWVVRRNPYLEDDLLANRHRREALVEAMRHRLREVEKRRQATEKEDPQRSRKVAALVQAAEKAVDRFEQRFVDTLHLRHQVLKSLSRHTRKDNIAFDGLARVSHVTDATDWRVAYPFVVLTPDTEEEIAPLVRGCIELGLTVIPRGGGTGYTGGAVPLTPLSAVINTEKLIDLGPVEEIELPGVSRPVATIRTGAGVVTKRVSEAAEAAGVVFAVDPTSAEASCIGGNIAMNAGGKKAVLWGTALDNLAWWKMVDADGNWLEVERLDHNLGKIHEQPTVRFRLKRFDPSGEKLLQEDILSLPGASCRKAGLGKDVTDKFLGGVPGVQKEGCDGLVVAARWVLHKMPPITRTVCLEFFGQVREAVPSIVEITDFFKPGGAGHAAGVQLAGLEHMDERYVKAVGYATKAKRKGETLGRPKMVLLGDIVGHDEAAVMHAASEVVRMCNQRGAEGFIAVSPELRKKYWLDRSRTAAISKHTNAFKINEDVVIPLPRMGDYCDGIERINIELSTRNKLELCDTLVNFLQGDLPLSSGDANLDKDVLIGDRRQAALELVEGIRHRWQWLLDNLDMPLAEAESHFAALGIEAGPLTNRAANPTLFHRLQDYSVRVSWKNELKPELTAIFDGKVYRLIIDKFEALHQEVLRGRVFVALHMHAGDGNVHTNLPVNSDHYEMLRTANGAVSRIMALARSLGGVISGEHGIGITKLDFLSEEEIAPFRAYKAKVDPNGHFNKGKLMPGADLRNAYTPSFSLLGAESLIMEQSEVGKIAHSIKDCLRCGKCKPVCSTHVPRANLLYSPRNKILATSLLIEAFLYEEQTRRGISLQHFDEFNDVADHCTVCHRCVKPCPVDIDFGDVSVAMRNFLRKQGKKKFDPGKAAAMAFLTMKDPATVKLVRKVMIDWGYRAQRLAVKAAKALGLSREQLRHPPATLGRPPLRAQIIHFINKPMPGHLPKRTARALLDIEDNEVIPVIRDPRKATEDSDAVFYFPGCGSERLFSQVGLATQAMLYQVGAVTVLPPGYLCCGYPQTAAGQEDKGQKIITDNRVLFHRVANTLNYLDIKTVIVSCGTCMDQLQKYEFEKIFPGCRLLDIHEYLLEKGVKLEGVQGVRYMYHEPCHTPMKTYSGIKVVNDLMGQRVDLNDRCCGESGTLAVSRPDVSTQVRFRKQEEIEKGAALLRAAGEPDAHGQVTPFHGQVKILTSCPSCLQGLSRYEPDADIQADYVVVEMAKTLLGENWMADYVAKANDGGIERVLL, from the coding sequence ATGACCGTACGTCTGCGCGAAATCCCCTACAACTACACTTCCTTCTCCGACCGGGAGATCGTCATCCGCCTGCTCGGGGAAGACATGTGGCAGGTGCTCGATGAACTGCGCCTGGAGCGAGTCACCGGCCGTTCCGCCCGGATGCTCTATGAAGTGCTGGGGGATATCTGGGTGGTGCGCCGCAACCCCTACCTGGAAGACGACCTGCTGGCCAACCGGCACCGCCGGGAAGCCCTGGTGGAGGCCATGCGCCACCGCCTGCGGGAAGTAGAGAAGCGCCGTCAGGCCACGGAAAAGGAAGATCCCCAGCGTAGCCGCAAGGTAGCGGCCCTGGTCCAGGCGGCGGAAAAGGCCGTGGACCGCTTTGAACAGCGCTTCGTGGACACCCTACACCTGCGCCATCAGGTGCTAAAAAGCCTGTCCCGCCATACCCGCAAGGACAATATCGCCTTCGACGGCCTAGCCCGGGTATCCCACGTCACCGACGCCACGGACTGGCGGGTGGCCTATCCCTTCGTGGTCCTCACCCCGGATACGGAGGAAGAAATCGCCCCCCTGGTGCGGGGCTGTATCGAGCTGGGCCTCACCGTCATTCCCCGGGGGGGTGGCACCGGTTACACCGGGGGTGCCGTGCCCCTCACCCCCCTGTCCGCCGTCATCAATACGGAAAAGCTCATCGACCTGGGGCCGGTGGAAGAAATCGAACTGCCCGGGGTAAGCCGCCCCGTGGCCACCATCCGCACCGGCGCCGGGGTCGTCACCAAGCGGGTTTCGGAAGCGGCGGAAGCCGCCGGCGTGGTCTTTGCCGTGGACCCCACCTCAGCGGAAGCCTCCTGCATCGGCGGCAATATCGCCATGAACGCGGGGGGCAAGAAGGCCGTGCTGTGGGGCACCGCCCTGGACAATCTGGCCTGGTGGAAGATGGTGGACGCGGACGGCAACTGGCTGGAAGTGGAACGCCTGGATCACAACCTGGGCAAAATCCACGAACAGCCCACGGTGCGCTTCCGCCTGAAACGCTTTGATCCCTCCGGGGAAAAGCTGCTCCAGGAAGACATCCTTTCCCTGCCCGGGGCCAGCTGCCGCAAGGCGGGCCTGGGCAAGGACGTGACCGATAAATTCCTGGGCGGGGTACCCGGAGTGCAGAAGGAAGGCTGTGACGGCCTGGTGGTGGCCGCCCGCTGGGTACTGCACAAAATGCCCCCCATCACCCGCACCGTCTGCCTGGAATTTTTCGGCCAGGTCCGGGAAGCGGTGCCCTCCATCGTGGAAATCACCGACTTCTTCAAGCCGGGTGGCGCTGGTCACGCTGCCGGGGTCCAGCTGGCGGGCCTGGAACACATGGACGAGCGCTATGTGAAGGCGGTGGGCTATGCCACCAAAGCCAAGCGCAAGGGGGAAACCCTGGGGCGGCCCAAGATGGTGCTGCTGGGGGACATCGTGGGTCACGACGAAGCCGCCGTGATGCACGCCGCCTCCGAAGTGGTGCGCATGTGCAACCAGCGGGGTGCGGAAGGTTTCATTGCCGTGAGCCCGGAGCTGCGCAAGAAATACTGGCTGGACCGCTCCCGTACCGCCGCCATCTCCAAGCACACCAACGCCTTCAAGATCAACGAGGACGTGGTGATTCCCCTGCCCCGCATGGGGGATTACTGCGACGGCATCGAGCGCATCAATATCGAGCTGTCCACCCGCAACAAGCTGGAGCTGTGCGACACCCTGGTGAATTTCCTCCAGGGCGACCTGCCCCTTTCCAGCGGCGACGCCAACCTGGATAAGGACGTGCTCATCGGCGACCGGCGCCAGGCGGCCCTGGAGCTGGTGGAAGGCATCCGCCACCGCTGGCAGTGGCTGCTGGACAACCTGGACATGCCCCTGGCCGAGGCGGAAAGCCATTTCGCCGCCCTGGGCATCGAAGCGGGCCCCCTCACCAACCGGGCCGCCAATCCCACCCTCTTCCACCGGCTCCAGGATTACTCCGTGCGGGTGTCCTGGAAAAATGAGCTGAAGCCCGAACTCACCGCCATTTTCGACGGCAAGGTGTACCGGCTCATCATCGACAAGTTCGAGGCCCTGCACCAGGAAGTGCTGCGCGGCCGGGTTTTCGTCGCCCTGCACATGCACGCCGGGGACGGCAATGTGCACACCAATCTCCCGGTGAATTCGGACCATTACGAAATGCTCCGCACCGCCAACGGGGCGGTGAGCCGCATCATGGCCCTGGCCCGCTCCCTGGGCGGGGTCATTTCCGGGGAACACGGCATCGGCATTACCAAGCTGGATTTTCTTTCGGAAGAGGAAATCGCCCCCTTCCGGGCCTACAAGGCCAAGGTGGACCCCAACGGCCATTTCAACAAGGGCAAGCTCATGCCCGGGGCCGATCTGCGCAATGCCTACACCCCCTCCTTCTCCCTGCTGGGGGCCGAATCCCTCATCATGGAGCAGTCCGAGGTGGGCAAAATCGCCCACAGCATCAAGGACTGCCTGCGTTGCGGTAAGTGCAAGCCGGTCTGCTCCACCCACGTGCCCCGGGCCAATCTGCTCTATAGCCCGCGCAACAAAATCCTCGCCACCTCCCTGCTGATCGAGGCCTTCCTCTATGAGGAGCAGACCCGGCGGGGCATTTCCCTGCAACATTTCGACGAATTCAACGACGTGGCCGACCACTGCACGGTTTGCCACCGTTGCGTGAAGCCCTGCCCGGTGGATATCGATTTCGGCGATGTGTCCGTGGCCATGCGCAACTTCCTGCGCAAGCAGGGCAAGAAGAAGTTCGATCCGGGCAAGGCCGCCGCCATGGCCTTCCTCACCATGAAGGACCCGGCCACGGTGAAGCTGGTGCGCAAGGTGATGATCGACTGGGGCTATCGGGCCCAGCGTCTCGCCGTCAAAGCGGCCAAGGCCCTGGGCCTGAGCCGGGAGCAACTGCGCCACCCCCCCGCCACCCTGGGTCGGCCGCCCCTGCGCGCCCAGATCATCCACTTCATCAACAAGCCCATGCCGGGCCACCTGCCCAAGCGCACCGCCCGGGCCCTCCTGGACATCGAGGACAATGAGGTGATTCCGGTGATCCGGGACCCCCGCAAGGCCACGGAGGATTCGGACGCGGTCTTCTATTTCCCCGGCTGCGGCTCGGAACGGCTCTTCTCCCAAGTGGGGCTGGCCACCCAGGCCATGCTCTACCAGGTGGGCGCCGTCACCGTCCTGCCCCCGGGCTACCTGTGCTGCGGCTATCCCCAGACCGCCGCGGGCCAGGAAGACAAGGGCCAGAAGATCATCACGGACAACCGGGTACTGTTCCACCGGGTAGCCAACACCCTGAATTACCTGGACATCAAGACGGTGATCGTCTCCTGCGGCACCTGCATGGACCAGCTGCAAAAGTACGAATTCGAGAAAATCTTCCCGGGCTGCCGCCTCCTGGACATCCACGAATATCTGCTGGAGAAGGGGGTCAAGCTGGAAGGGGTGCAGGGGGTGCGCTACATGTACCATGAGCCCTGCCACACCCCCATGAAGACCTATTCGGGCATCAAGGTGGTGAATGACCTGATGGGCCAGCGGGTGGATCTGAACGACCGCTGCTGCGGCGAATCCGGCACCCTGGCGGTCTCCCGGCCCGACGTCTCCACCCAGGTGCGCTTCCGCAAGCAGGAGGAAATCGAAAAGGGCGCCGCCCTGCTGCGAGCCGCCGGGGAACCGGACGCCCACGGTCAGGTCACACCTTTCCATGGCCAGGTGAAAATCCTCACCTCCTGCCCCTCCTGCCTCCAGGGCCTGTCCCGCTACGAGCCGGATGCGGACATCCAGGCCGATTACGTGGTGGTGGAAATGGCCAAGACCCTGCTGGGAGAAAACTGGATGGCCGATTACGTGGCCAAGGCCAACGACGGGGGCATCGAGCGGGTGCTGCTGTAA
- the ilvA gene encoding threonine ammonia-lyase, biosynthetic yields MPHDYLTKILNARVYDVAVETALSPMPNLSRRLGNRFLLKREDTQPVFSFKLRGAYNKIASLSPAQLKRGVICASAGNHAQGVAMAAAKVGCRAVIVMPTTTPQIKVQAVVARGGEAVLAGESFDEAYAHALELQKRDKLTFVHPFDDPEVIAGQGTIGMEILHQHSKPIHAVFCSIGGGGLAAGVAAYIKEVRPDVKVIGVETFDADAMQRSLIAGKRVRLNQVGLFSDGTAVKYVGEETFRLCQEYLDEIVLVDTDAICAAIKDVFEDTRSILEPAGALALAGAKEYAKQHKLKDQALVAVASGANTNFDRLGFVTERAEVGEQREAILAVTLPEKPGAYKKFVSLIGNRSITEFNYRYNDAQEAHVFVGIQVANRAESLKLVESLQKHGYATLDLTEDEMAKLHVRHLVGGHAHQVQNELLYRFEFPERPGALMHFLNQMSASWNISLFHYRNHGADYGRVLVGMQVPPAEKKEFQAFLKTLGYRSWDESKNPAYKLFLG; encoded by the coding sequence ATGCCCCACGATTACCTCACCAAAATCCTCAACGCCCGGGTGTACGACGTTGCCGTCGAAACCGCCCTGTCCCCCATGCCCAACCTCTCCCGTCGTCTGGGCAACCGCTTTCTGCTGAAACGGGAAGACACCCAGCCGGTGTTTTCCTTCAAGCTGCGGGGGGCTTACAACAAGATCGCCAGCCTTTCTCCGGCCCAGCTTAAGCGGGGGGTGATTTGCGCCTCCGCCGGCAACCACGCCCAGGGCGTGGCCATGGCCGCCGCCAAGGTAGGGTGCCGGGCGGTGATCGTCATGCCCACCACCACGCCCCAGATCAAGGTGCAGGCGGTGGTGGCCCGGGGCGGCGAAGCGGTGCTGGCCGGGGAATCCTTTGATGAGGCCTATGCCCACGCCCTGGAATTGCAGAAGCGGGACAAGCTCACCTTCGTCCATCCTTTCGACGATCCGGAAGTGATTGCCGGTCAGGGCACCATTGGCATGGAAATCCTGCACCAGCACAGTAAGCCCATCCACGCCGTGTTCTGCTCCATCGGCGGCGGCGGTCTGGCCGCCGGGGTGGCGGCCTACATCAAGGAAGTGCGTCCGGACGTGAAGGTGATCGGGGTGGAAACCTTTGACGCCGACGCCATGCAGCGTTCCCTGATCGCCGGCAAGAGGGTGCGCCTCAACCAGGTGGGCCTGTTTTCCGACGGCACGGCGGTGAAATACGTGGGGGAAGAAACCTTCCGCCTGTGCCAGGAATATCTGGATGAAATCGTCCTGGTGGATACGGATGCCATCTGCGCCGCCATCAAGGATGTGTTTGAAGACACCCGCTCCATTCTGGAACCCGCCGGCGCCCTGGCCCTGGCCGGGGCCAAGGAATACGCCAAGCAGCACAAGCTGAAGGATCAGGCCCTGGTGGCCGTGGCCTCCGGGGCCAACACCAATTTCGACCGGCTCGGGTTCGTTACCGAGCGGGCCGAGGTGGGGGAACAGCGGGAAGCCATTCTGGCGGTCACCCTGCCGGAAAAACCCGGGGCCTACAAAAAGTTCGTCAGCCTCATCGGCAACCGGAGCATTACCGAATTCAACTACCGCTATAACGATGCCCAGGAAGCCCATGTCTTCGTCGGTATCCAGGTGGCCAACCGGGCCGAATCCCTGAAGCTGGTGGAAAGCCTGCAAAAGCACGGCTACGCCACCCTGGATTTGACCGAAGACGAAATGGCCAAGCTCCATGTGCGCCATCTGGTGGGGGGCCACGCCCATCAGGTGCAGAACGAGCTCCTCTACCGTTTTGAATTCCCGGAACGGCCCGGCGCCCTGATGCACTTCCTCAACCAAATGAGCGCCAGCTGGAATATCAGCCTGTTCCACTACCGCAACCACGGCGCCGACTATGGCCGGGTGCTGGTGGGGATGCAGGTGCCCCCGGCGGAAAAGAAGGAATTCCAGGCCTTCCTGAAAACCCTGGGCTACCGTTCCTGGGACGAATCCAAGAACCCGGCCTATAAGCTCTTCCTCGGCTGA
- a CDS encoding TonB-dependent siderophore receptor gives MGSGKRGLAGGLVAMAVGGLAWGADGVPTLGEVEVRGTPLDSATTEGSGSYTSPAVTVAGKEAVPRREIPNSVSVVTRQQMDDQAMVTVTDALQYTTGVTAIPNDPSQAQFSARGYALGVMYDGMPAYSSLSGYQQFDLAIYDRVEVWRGPAGLLQGSDDPAGVVNLVRKKARSEFAANATLSTGSWNDNRADLDVTGPLNQDRSLRGRVVLSGESKDFFYDRAHDNRWLSYGELEYDLSSRTTLSLSNTIQVDKGPSWSGLPASTTGSFLDVSRSTNAYPSWSSMYWRTEENVLAMEHHFDNQWVGKISLSQRDQRQDFFDAYPSSGVNPATDTLSYARRHFQYDYHRQGVDAYLTGPFQWLGRQHRALLGFNYDKFSYTYRGFKAAGLNGIPWGDPQAVTQPSQPYDRGGANENLEHGVFGQVRLSLADPWKLTLGARVTDFSTRSRGQSPGAVTPWQPGAQAFQHITPYGGLTYDLNRQWSLYASYSEIFMPQTAQTYQGRTLDPRIGSQYELGTKGELLDGKLNTSFAVFHIEDRNRAMDDPNHPDYSIQAGKAESKGWETEVSGSPLTGLELSAGYTNLITRLERDDSAQGQPLNNWWPRHTLKLWGNYQFSGSLQGFSAGLGLNAMSRFAGNGSSASREQGGYGVVDARLGYRFTPKSSVSLNVKNLFDRSYFARIGGSNTYNTYGEPRSVMLTWRLSL, from the coding sequence ATGGGGTCGGGAAAGCGGGGCTTGGCGGGCGGTTTGGTGGCAATGGCCGTGGGGGGATTGGCCTGGGGGGCGGACGGGGTGCCCACCCTGGGGGAAGTGGAAGTCCGGGGCACGCCCTTGGACAGCGCGACTACGGAGGGTTCCGGTTCCTACACCAGCCCGGCGGTAACCGTGGCCGGCAAGGAAGCCGTGCCCCGGCGGGAAATTCCCAATTCCGTGTCCGTGGTGACCCGCCAGCAGATGGACGATCAGGCCATGGTGACGGTGACTGACGCCCTCCAATACACCACCGGGGTGACGGCCATCCCCAACGATCCCAGCCAGGCCCAGTTCAGCGCCCGGGGCTATGCCCTGGGGGTGATGTATGACGGTATGCCGGCCTACAGCAGCCTGTCCGGCTATCAGCAGTTTGATCTGGCCATCTATGACCGGGTGGAAGTGTGGCGGGGGCCCGCCGGATTGCTGCAAGGCTCAGACGATCCGGCCGGGGTGGTGAATCTGGTGCGCAAAAAAGCCCGTTCCGAGTTTGCCGCCAATGCCACCCTTTCCACCGGTTCCTGGAACGATAACCGGGCCGACCTGGACGTGACCGGGCCCCTGAACCAGGACCGGAGCCTGCGGGGCCGGGTGGTGCTGTCCGGGGAGAGCAAGGACTTTTTCTATGACCGGGCCCACGACAATCGCTGGTTAAGTTACGGGGAACTGGAGTACGACCTGTCTTCCCGTACCACCCTGTCCTTGTCCAACACGATCCAGGTGGATAAGGGGCCCTCCTGGAGCGGCCTGCCCGCTTCCACCACCGGGTCTTTCCTGGATGTGTCCCGCTCCACCAATGCCTATCCTTCCTGGTCTTCCATGTACTGGCGCACGGAAGAAAACGTGCTGGCCATGGAGCACCATTTCGATAACCAGTGGGTAGGCAAAATCAGCCTTTCCCAACGGGACCAGCGCCAGGATTTCTTCGACGCCTATCCCTCCTCCGGGGTGAATCCGGCCACCGACACCCTCTCCTATGCCCGGCGCCACTTCCAGTACGACTATCACCGCCAGGGGGTGGATGCCTATCTGACCGGGCCTTTCCAGTGGCTGGGGCGGCAGCACCGGGCCCTGCTGGGTTTTAATTACGACAAGTTTTCCTACACCTACCGGGGCTTCAAGGCCGCCGGCCTGAACGGTATTCCCTGGGGCGATCCCCAGGCCGTCACCCAGCCCAGCCAGCCCTACGACCGGGGCGGTGCCAACGAAAATCTGGAACACGGGGTCTTCGGCCAAGTGCGCCTGAGTCTGGCCGATCCGTGGAAACTGACCCTGGGGGCCCGGGTCACCGATTTCAGCACCCGCAGTCGGGGGCAAAGCCCGGGGGCGGTCACTCCGTGGCAGCCCGGGGCGCAGGCGTTTCAACATATCACCCCCTACGGTGGGCTGACCTACGACCTCAACCGGCAGTGGTCCCTGTACGCCAGCTATAGCGAAATTTTCATGCCCCAGACCGCCCAAACCTACCAGGGGCGTACCCTGGACCCCCGTATCGGCAGCCAGTACGAGCTGGGGACCAAGGGGGAATTGCTGGACGGTAAGCTCAATACTTCCTTTGCCGTCTTTCACATAGAAGACCGGAATCGGGCCATGGATGACCCGAACCATCCGGACTATTCCATCCAGGCGGGCAAGGCGGAGAGCAAGGGGTGGGAAACGGAAGTTTCCGGCAGTCCCCTGACCGGTCTGGAACTGAGCGCCGGTTACACCAATCTGATCACCCGCCTGGAGCGGGATGACAGTGCCCAGGGCCAGCCCCTCAACAACTGGTGGCCCCGCCATACCCTCAAGCTGTGGGGCAACTACCAGTTCAGCGGCAGTCTCCAGGGCTTTAGCGCCGGCCTGGGCCTGAATGCCATGAGCCGCTTTGCCGGGAACGGCAGCAGCGCGTCCCGGGAACAGGGGGGCTACGGGGTGGTGGATGCCCGCCTGGGCTACCGTTTTACCCCCAAATCCAGCGTTTCCCTGAATGTGAAAAATCTGTTCGACCGGTCCTATTTTGCCCGGATTGGCGGTTCCAATACCTACAACACCTACGGGGAGCCCCGCAGCGTCATGCTGACCTGGCGGTTGTCCCTGTAG